A stretch of Sulfurimonas autotrophica DSM 16294 DNA encodes these proteins:
- a CDS encoding efflux RND transporter periplasmic adaptor subunit, which produces MSTMSSTIEVNGKVISKSRYALTAKISGILHWKISQNSTVAKGDIIALVTNKTRDKKLQYLHNKLSLQTNELNFFKTKLQTSLEKYKMGVASKNSYLSDKIAYEHLKEIYHSTLNEYNLLLLEQKNALIKAPHNGVLTNFVSNNSYINYGTTIAMLLDENNYVKLFVDSSYAVKIKKEMQVQLQSSYKNCFATIVNILPKTSNNLMELIAKPAEKLPLNLQLTAKIILKNLNGILIAKEAIVLVDNRPAVYLIDKNNIAHLAFIEIQKDMLQNALIKNTLPKDARVALKNAYMLHDNLRVSVK; this is translated from the coding sequence ATGAGCACAATGTCATCTACTATAGAAGTCAACGGTAAAGTTATTTCAAAAAGCAGGTATGCATTAACAGCAAAAATATCAGGTATTCTCCATTGGAAGATTTCTCAAAACAGCACTGTAGCTAAAGGTGATATTATTGCACTTGTAACTAATAAAACAAGAGATAAAAAGTTGCAATATCTGCATAATAAATTAAGCTTACAAACAAATGAACTCAACTTTTTTAAGACAAAACTTCAAACATCACTAGAAAAATATAAAATGGGTGTCGCTTCAAAAAACAGTTATCTTAGTGACAAAATTGCTTATGAACACTTAAAAGAAATTTACCATAGCACGCTAAATGAGTATAACCTGCTTCTTTTAGAACAAAAAAATGCACTTATTAAAGCACCACACAATGGAGTGCTTACAAATTTTGTGTCAAATAATTCTTATATAAATTATGGAACAACTATAGCAATGCTGCTTGATGAAAATAACTATGTAAAACTTTTTGTAGACAGCAGTTATGCTGTAAAAATTAAAAAAGAAATGCAAGTACAACTACAAAGCAGCTACAAAAATTGTTTTGCAACTATCGTCAATATTCTTCCAAAAACTTCTAATAACCTTATGGAACTCATTGCTAAACCGGCTGAGAAACTTCCTTTGAATCTACAACTTACAGCTAAAATCATCTTAAAAAATCTCAATGGTATTCTCATAGCAAAAGAAGCAATAGTTCTTGTTGATAATCGTCCGGCAGTTTATCTTATAGATAAAAACAATATCGCCCATCTCGCTTTTATTGAGATTCAAAAAGATATGCTGCAAAATGCTCTTATCAAAAACACACTTCCAAAAGATGCAAGAGTAGCACTTAAAAATGCCTATATGCTTCATGATAACTTGAGAGTGAGTGTGAAGTAA
- the cmoA gene encoding carboxy-S-adenosyl-L-methionine synthase CmoA — protein sequence MNDKVFAKPIKKQFEFDEEVAAVFDDMLERSVPFYKESQKITEFFALKNLNENGRVYDLGCSTASTLLNIHRKLSTNAELIGLDNSEAMLQRARQKCEAYGADIEVCNADILEYDYKEADVFISNYTLQFIRPLVREELVKKIAAALQKEGAFIFSEKVISHHPKLNKELIECYYDFKKEQGYSEYEIMQKREALENVLVPYSEEENIKMALNAGFSHCEVLLRWANFATFIALK from the coding sequence ATGAATGATAAAGTATTTGCAAAACCGATAAAAAAACAGTTTGAATTTGATGAAGAGGTTGCAGCCGTCTTTGATGATATGCTTGAGAGAAGCGTACCCTTTTATAAAGAGTCTCAGAAAATTACAGAATTTTTTGCCCTCAAAAACTTGAATGAAAACGGGAGAGTATATGATTTGGGCTGTTCAACGGCATCAACACTGCTTAATATCCATAGAAAATTATCAACGAACGCAGAACTCATCGGTCTTGACAACTCTGAGGCAATGTTGCAACGTGCGAGGCAGAAATGTGAAGCATACGGTGCGGATATTGAAGTTTGCAATGCTGACATACTTGAGTACGACTACAAAGAGGCAGATGTTTTTATAAGTAACTATACTCTGCAATTTATCCGTCCCCTTGTACGCGAAGAATTAGTAAAAAAAATTGCAGCTGCATTACAAAAAGAGGGTGCTTTTATATTTAGCGAAAAGGTAATTTCTCATCATCCAAAACTCAATAAAGAGTTGATTGAATGCTATTATGATTTTAAAAAGGAACAAGGCTACTCAGAGTATGAGATTATGCAAAAACGTGAAGCTTTGGAAAATGTGCTTGTACCTTACAGTGAAGAAGAAAATATAAAAATGGCATTAAATGCAGGTTTTTCTCATTGTGAAGTACTTTTGAGATGGGCCAATTTTGCTACTTTTATAGCTTTAAAATAA
- the fbaA gene encoding class II fructose-bisphosphate aldolase — MSNGVLDIVKPGVLFGDDVLKVYEHAKKVGFAIPAVNVVNTDSVNGVLEAAAKANSPVIIQFSNGGASYYAGKGLNNDGEKAAIVGAVAGAIHTHMMAEAYGVAVILHTDHASKKLLPWINALLEAGESYYKTQGKPLFSSHMLDLSEESLNENIGTCKAYLERMSKIGMSIEIELGCTGGEEDGVDNTNIDNALLYTQPEEVALAYKELSEISSNFTIAASFGNVHGVYKPGNVQLTPKILDNSQKYIQEKFHTEEEPVNFVFHGGSGSLPSEISEAIGYGVVKMNIDTDTQWATWDGVRKYVEKYHDYLQSQIGNPQGEDKPNKKYYDPRKWLRAGQENLVERVIQAYKDLNAMDRN; from the coding sequence ATGAGTAATGGTGTATTGGATATTGTTAAACCTGGAGTTCTTTTCGGTGATGATGTTTTAAAGGTATATGAACATGCTAAAAAGGTCGGCTTTGCCATACCTGCCGTTAATGTGGTAAATACAGACTCCGTCAACGGTGTTTTAGAAGCTGCCGCAAAAGCTAATTCTCCTGTTATTATACAGTTTAGTAACGGCGGTGCTTCTTATTATGCAGGGAAAGGTTTGAATAATGACGGTGAAAAAGCGGCGATTGTCGGTGCTGTTGCCGGTGCGATTCATACACATATGATGGCAGAAGCATACGGTGTTGCCGTTATTTTACATACGGATCATGCATCGAAGAAACTGCTTCCATGGATAAATGCTCTGCTTGAAGCAGGTGAGAGTTATTATAAAACACAGGGTAAACCGCTTTTTTCTTCTCACATGCTTGACCTCTCCGAAGAGTCTTTAAATGAAAATATTGGTACATGTAAGGCTTATTTGGAGAGAATGAGTAAAATCGGTATGAGTATTGAGATAGAACTCGGCTGTACAGGCGGAGAAGAAGACGGTGTTGACAATACGAACATTGACAATGCTCTTTTATACACGCAGCCAGAAGAAGTCGCACTCGCGTATAAAGAATTGAGTGAAATTTCTTCAAACTTTACTATAGCAGCTTCGTTTGGAAACGTGCACGGTGTTTATAAACCGGGTAATGTACAGTTGACGCCTAAAATTTTAGATAATTCACAAAAATATATTCAAGAGAAATTCCATACAGAAGAAGAACCTGTAAATTTTGTATTTCACGGTGGTTCAGGGTCACTTCCTTCTGAAATAAGCGAAGCCATCGGGTACGGTGTTGTGAAAATGAATATAGATACCGATACTCAATGGGCAACATGGGACGGTGTTCGCAAATATGTAGAAAAATATCACGATTATCTTCAAAGCCAAATCGGAAACCCCCAAGGCGAAGATAAACCGAATAAAAAATATTATGATCCTAGAAAATGGCTTCGTGCAGGTCAAGAGAACTTGGTCGAGCGTGTGATTCAAGCCTATAAAGACTTAAATGCGATGGATAGAAACTAA
- a CDS encoding flagellar assembly protein A: MPKIENKIIKTRYIAEALNIFAEENLISPSECDFLINKVDTYIKSNATESFELYSKDVQKSYMDKERILNEHIEFHQLYTITAMQREKTELELEYTIDYSKYSTHPTLILSPDSKIPYKTYKPIDLLKKLFREFNKIKAYHQILINIFDEDMKKYLKLLVKYIYAGKFIKRVKIPLFNGITPLITRPSKLIFWFQEKEHKSEVVEVEENEVLVEYKKPIYGQNGLNAFGEYIDTAFANNVDDLQARVDENSIKIEENTTTKRYISKIRGYIHYDGKELLVDNRIKISEISRHRDLVDDLEDNNIEVVVTQHDTNRDTIKEGVILVSERIHVDGFVGAKSRLEAVTLEIDGATHQDSIQYAKYASVNRHKGTLRCHEGKIKLLEGGVVYATTVDIESSIGGAVYAQDVTIGHVKNNLKVYASNSITVRLVSGEDNLFKINYRDIPILESKIKFIESDLEDLKYKLEEAKRHSLSRVEELKKEIQSLKNEKKAIQNSYKNATITVKEPFRGLNNIVFTIDESHEISYKTDAQFYTPFYLEMKENIITLHPVAKSIVIEE; this comes from the coding sequence ATGCCAAAAATAGAAAATAAAATCATAAAAACGAGGTATATAGCAGAAGCATTAAATATTTTTGCAGAAGAAAATCTTATTTCTCCATCAGAATGTGATTTCCTTATTAATAAGGTTGACACTTATATAAAAAGTAATGCGACCGAATCTTTTGAACTCTACAGCAAAGATGTACAAAAGAGTTATATGGACAAAGAAAGAATCCTTAATGAACATATCGAGTTTCATCAGCTCTATACTATTACAGCTATGCAAAGAGAGAAAACAGAACTAGAACTTGAGTATACTATTGATTATTCAAAATACTCCACCCATCCTACGCTCATTTTATCACCAGATTCAAAAATTCCTTACAAAACATATAAGCCCATTGATTTGTTGAAAAAACTTTTTAGAGAGTTCAATAAGATTAAGGCATATCATCAAATACTCATCAACATATTTGATGAAGATATGAAAAAGTATCTGAAACTTTTAGTAAAATACATCTATGCGGGAAAATTTATCAAACGAGTAAAAATTCCGCTCTTTAACGGTATAACCCCTCTTATCACACGCCCAAGCAAACTTATATTTTGGTTTCAAGAAAAAGAGCATAAGAGCGAAGTGGTTGAAGTAGAAGAGAATGAAGTACTTGTTGAGTACAAAAAACCTATTTACGGGCAGAACGGATTGAATGCTTTTGGGGAGTATATAGATACAGCTTTTGCCAATAATGTAGATGATTTACAGGCTAGAGTTGATGAAAACTCTATTAAAATCGAAGAAAATACAACAACAAAACGCTATATTAGTAAAATACGCGGTTATATACATTATGACGGCAAAGAATTACTTGTTGATAACCGCATTAAAATTAGTGAAATTTCAAGACATAGAGACCTCGTCGATGACTTGGAGGATAATAATATTGAAGTTGTAGTCACACAACATGATACAAATCGAGATACAATCAAAGAGGGAGTCATTCTTGTTTCAGAAAGAATACATGTAGATGGTTTTGTCGGTGCAAAGAGTCGTCTCGAAGCTGTAACACTGGAAATTGATGGTGCCACACACCAAGATTCCATACAATATGCAAAATATGCAAGCGTTAACAGACATAAAGGCACGCTAAGATGCCATGAAGGAAAAATAAAACTCCTTGAAGGCGGTGTCGTTTATGCGACCACTGTGGATATTGAATCTTCTATAGGCGGCGCAGTATATGCACAAGATGTCACTATAGGGCATGTTAAAAACAATTTGAAGGTTTATGCTTCAAATTCGATTACCGTGCGCCTTGTAAGCGGAGAAGATAACCTGTTTAAAATCAATTACCGCGATATCCCAATATTAGAGAGTAAAATAAAATTTATAGAGAGTGATCTTGAAGATCTTAAATATAAGCTGGAAGAAGCAAAAAGACACAGCCTAAGCAGAGTTGAAGAATTAAAAAAAGAGATCCAATCTCTAAAAAATGAAAAAAAAGCAATACAAAACTCCTACAAAAACGCCACTATTACTGTAAAAGAACCTTTTAGAGGTCTCAACAATATTGTATTTACAATAGATGAATCTCATGAAATATCATATAAAACAGATGCACAATTCTACACTCCTTTTTATCTTGAGATGAAAGAAAATATCATCACCCTCCATCCTGTCGCAAAATCAATAGTCATAGAAGAATAA
- a CDS encoding helix-turn-helix transcriptional regulator yields the protein MQINDLFNILHNSIESQNNGKKISLKDMAKSLGISMRTYQDWKLGRAKPQAAATVMKMLGKLDDDEIIRAVRKINKLEE from the coding sequence ATGCAAATTAATGATTTATTTAATATCTTACATAACTCAATAGAGTCTCAAAATAATGGGAAAAAAATTTCCCTTAAAGATATGGCAAAAAGTCTAGGGATTTCTATGCGCACATATCAAGACTGGAAACTGGGGCGTGCAAAACCTCAGGCGGCTGCAACCGTTATGAAGATGTTAGGTAAATTGGATGATGATGAAATCATTAGAGCTGTAAGAAAAATCAATAAGTTAGAGGAGTAG
- a CDS encoding HU family DNA-binding protein: MNKAQFVELVQEHGNYKTKVEAENAIKAFTEAVIEALVKGEDVSLVGFGSFAAALQKGKTGKVPGTDKTYTTQDKMVPKFKAGKGLKDRVAAGK; encoded by the coding sequence ATGAATAAAGCACAATTCGTTGAATTAGTACAAGAGCACGGGAACTACAAAACTAAGGTAGAAGCTGAAAATGCAATCAAAGCTTTTACTGAAGCGGTAATCGAAGCATTAGTAAAAGGGGAAGATGTTTCTCTAGTAGGTTTTGGTAGTTTTGCAGCAGCACTACAAAAAGGTAAAACTGGTAAAGTTCCAGGTACTGATAAAACTTATACTACTCAAGATAAAATGGTTCCTAAATTTAAAGCTGGTAAAGGTCTTAAAGACCGCGTTGCAGCTGGTAAATAA